The following coding sequences lie in one Moritella viscosa genomic window:
- the lipA gene encoding lipase encodes MKRILAFFTLCLIVFSSQAKGLTNSSNYKGYTETKYPIVLVHGLFGFDSMLGIDYFYGITRALSKSGAEVYVAQVSAANTTEVRGEQLLAQVEQILAATGADKVNLIGHSHGGPTSRYVASVAPQYVASVTSIGGVNKGSRVADILRGEVPEGSVSEKLIASMADGLSKLITFLSRGGKLPQDTVAALEALTTKNSLKFNESYPEGVPITACGEGDYVAANGVYYYSWSGSANFTNALDSMDLALTLTGKAFNVPNDGLVSSCSSRLGKVIRDNYKMNHMDEVNQTLGLHHLFETDPKTLYRQHANRLKLQGL; translated from the coding sequence ATGAAACGGATTCTTGCATTTTTTACTCTATGTTTGATTGTATTTAGCAGTCAGGCTAAAGGTTTAACGAATAGTTCGAATTATAAGGGTTACACAGAAACGAAATATCCCATCGTTTTAGTCCATGGGCTTTTTGGTTTTGATTCCATGTTGGGTATTGACTATTTTTATGGCATTACCCGTGCTCTTAGTAAAAGTGGTGCTGAAGTGTATGTGGCTCAAGTCTCTGCGGCGAATACGACCGAAGTTCGTGGCGAGCAGTTATTAGCGCAGGTTGAACAGATTTTAGCGGCTACTGGTGCAGATAAAGTTAACTTAATTGGTCATAGCCATGGCGGGCCAACATCGCGTTATGTTGCATCTGTTGCACCACAATACGTGGCGTCTGTTACAAGTATTGGTGGTGTAAATAAAGGCTCTCGTGTTGCTGATATTTTACGTGGAGAGGTACCTGAGGGGTCAGTATCTGAGAAACTAATAGCTTCTATGGCTGATGGTTTAAGTAAGTTAATTACTTTTCTTTCTCGTGGAGGAAAGTTACCACAAGATACAGTCGCGGCATTAGAAGCATTAACAACTAAGAACTCGCTTAAATTTAATGAATCATATCCAGAAGGAGTGCCTATTACTGCATGTGGTGAAGGTGATTATGTTGCTGCAAATGGGGTCTACTATTACTCATGGAGCGGTAGTGCTAACTTTACTAACGCGTTAGACTCAATGGATTTGGCGCTTACGTTGACTGGTAAGGCTTTTAATGTTCCAAATGATGGCCTTGTTTCTTCGTGCAGTTCACGCTTAGGTAAAGTCATTCGCGATAATTATAAAATGAATCATATGGATGAAGTGAATCAAACTTTGGGTCTTCATCATTTATTTGAAACGGATCCAAAAACTTTATATCGTCAACATGCTAACCGTTTAAAACTACAAGGTTTATAG
- a CDS encoding transcriptional regulator, GntR family codes for MAARYITISDNIINDIDKGILLVDKRMPSLRQFTQLHNVSMTTANNCYQRLLDLGWLYAKPKIGYFITQPLNKQNTPIYPQFNAQVATPKVDQSIVQGLRGQFYTAQLPEDLIPQDILNRCLRRVNQRIGSDLFAYPDHQGDVALRSALANHFSQQHLPLKSDNLVITNGCIDAVRSAIEITTNPGDTVAISSPCFNGLLNLLENMGRLVLEIPCYQSQLDLDQLESLLKDKRISVCLFSANHINPQGFCLSNQQKQRIAELATDYQVPVIEDDICLELSYSNITPLSIKYWDKSGWVLWCSSVSKTIAGGYRLGWCEPGRFFNAYLQLRSVQFFGVNNIVQHTVCEFINTGHYSKHLKKLTATLAAHARQYHSLLRELLPKNTKISVPEGGMVIWLQLDNMDSQNVLNEALKKGISFRAGSEFTTLEYYQNCLRLNIGWSIVKNEKDSAEKQEKSLALRAQLICLCGLINEDVTSITLPLIPKPEPDGVK; via the coding sequence ATGGCCGCACGTTATATTACAATTTCAGATAATATTATTAACGACATTGATAAAGGTATATTGCTTGTCGATAAACGAATGCCGTCGTTACGGCAGTTTACCCAGTTGCATAATGTGAGTATGACAACAGCCAACAATTGTTATCAGCGTTTACTCGACTTAGGTTGGTTGTATGCAAAGCCGAAAATTGGCTATTTTATAACTCAGCCTTTGAATAAACAAAATACCCCAATATACCCTCAATTCAATGCTCAAGTGGCGACGCCGAAAGTTGATCAATCCATTGTTCAAGGATTAAGAGGTCAATTTTATACCGCACAGTTACCTGAGGATTTGATCCCTCAGGATATTTTAAATCGTTGTTTACGACGCGTAAATCAACGGATCGGATCAGACTTGTTCGCATACCCAGATCATCAAGGTGATGTAGCTCTTCGTTCTGCATTAGCAAATCATTTTTCACAACAACACTTACCTCTAAAATCAGATAATTTGGTTATTACCAATGGTTGTATTGATGCTGTTCGAAGTGCTATTGAGATCACGACTAATCCTGGAGACACGGTAGCGATTTCATCACCTTGTTTTAATGGTTTATTGAACTTACTTGAGAACATGGGGCGATTAGTGCTTGAGATACCTTGTTATCAATCTCAGCTAGACTTAGATCAACTTGAATCTTTACTCAAAGATAAGCGTATTTCTGTATGTTTATTTAGCGCTAACCATATAAATCCACAAGGGTTTTGTTTAAGTAATCAACAAAAGCAACGTATTGCTGAGCTTGCTACGGATTACCAAGTGCCTGTCATTGAAGATGATATTTGTTTGGAATTAAGCTATTCGAACATTACCCCTTTATCAATTAAGTATTGGGATAAGTCTGGCTGGGTATTATGGTGTAGCTCGGTATCTAAGACTATTGCTGGGGGATATCGGTTAGGTTGGTGTGAGCCAGGGCGTTTTTTTAATGCATACTTACAGTTGCGCAGTGTGCAATTTTTTGGTGTCAATAATATCGTCCAACACACGGTATGCGAGTTTATTAATACGGGGCATTATTCAAAACACCTTAAAAAATTAACGGCAACCCTAGCGGCACATGCTCGGCAGTACCATAGCTTACTAAGGGAATTACTGCCTAAAAACACTAAAATCAGTGTTCCCGAAGGTGGTATGGTTATTTGGTTACAACTCGATAATATGGATAGTCAAAACGTATTAAATGAAGCGTTGAAAAAAGGGATTTCGTTTCGTGCGGGGAGTGAGTTTACCACGCTTGAGTATTATCAAAACTGCCTAAGACTAAACATAGGCTGGTCGATTGTTAAAAATGAGAAAGACAGCGCTGAGAAACAAGAAAAATCGTTAGCATTGAGAGCACAACTGATTTGCTTGTGTGGACTGATTAATGAAGATGTTACGTCAATTACGTTGCCCTTAATACCGAAACCAGAACCTGATGGAGTCAAATAA
- a CDS encoding membrane protein, with protein sequence MHRSSISPIHLIIIVAVTCLWGFNFSVIKAGVDNLDPFILAGLRFTFAAFPAILFVRKPDVDWRYIALYGITFGVGVWGMMSMSIYMGLSAGITSLTLEFSAFISVLMGVVFLKEHINMSLKIGLALSLLGLVFIANITDGSVTSIGLILALIGAFSFSSISLMVKKIDINDMFAFIAWSCLFAPLPLFAMAYVVNGVNLYSELTILNLTSFGSILFQAYPTTLLGYWIWNKMLTKYPLSMMSSFKLLVPIFALIGSVIFYDEQLGMNKIIAFSLIITGVVIPLVAPFIKSVWFKKLQP encoded by the coding sequence ATGCACAGAAGTTCAATATCACCTATTCACTTAATCATCATTGTCGCGGTAACTTGTTTATGGGGCTTTAATTTCTCTGTTATCAAGGCGGGAGTGGATAACCTAGATCCGTTTATTTTAGCGGGACTACGTTTTACTTTTGCAGCATTCCCTGCGATCTTGTTTGTCCGTAAACCAGATGTAGATTGGCGCTACATTGCACTATATGGTATTACTTTTGGTGTAGGTGTTTGGGGGATGATGTCCATGTCAATTTATATGGGTTTATCCGCAGGGATCACAAGCCTCACCTTAGAATTTAGTGCATTCATTAGTGTACTGATGGGGGTTGTTTTTCTGAAAGAACATATAAATATGAGTTTAAAAATAGGATTAGCGTTATCTTTACTTGGTCTCGTTTTCATTGCCAATATTACTGATGGCTCTGTTACTTCCATTGGTTTAATTCTTGCCCTCATTGGCGCGTTCAGTTTTAGCAGTATCAGCTTAATGGTTAAAAAAATTGATATTAATGACATGTTTGCTTTTATAGCTTGGTCTTGCCTATTTGCACCGCTGCCGTTATTTGCAATGGCATATGTGGTAAATGGGGTTAACCTATATAGCGAATTAACAATACTCAATCTTACATCTTTTGGCTCTATTTTATTTCAGGCTTATCCAACAACATTGTTAGGTTACTGGATATGGAACAAAATGCTCACCAAATATCCATTAAGTATGATGAGTTCGTTTAAGCTGTTAGTGCCTATCTTTGCATTAATAGGATCGGTCATCTTTTATGACGAACAATTAGGAATGAACAAGATAATTGCATTTTCATTGATTATAACAGGAGTTGTAATACCATTAGTCGCTCCTTTTATAAAATCGGTATGGTTTAAAAAGTTACAGCCTTAG
- a CDS encoding UPF0244 protein encodes MIEQKLIKVVVGSKNPVKVNASRVVIAELYPDHAVQCDGIDAPSNVQDQPMDAAETREGAINRAKYCQQHADADFYIAIEGGVDLLADGPATFAYVVIANKEQQSVGRSAALPLPAPIYQSLLNGEELGPVMDKLFKTVNIKHKGGAIGLLTNGHATRESNYTQALTLAMAPFLYPELYSQ; translated from the coding sequence ATGATAGAACAAAAATTAATTAAAGTTGTTGTTGGATCTAAAAATCCAGTTAAAGTAAATGCTTCTCGTGTAGTGATTGCTGAATTGTATCCCGATCACGCTGTGCAATGTGATGGTATAGATGCTCCTTCGAATGTTCAAGATCAGCCGATGGATGCGGCTGAGACCCGTGAAGGTGCTATTAACCGCGCTAAATATTGCCAACAGCATGCAGATGCTGATTTTTATATTGCAATCGAAGGTGGTGTTGATTTACTCGCCGATGGACCTGCAACATTCGCGTATGTTGTTATTGCGAATAAAGAGCAACAGTCGGTAGGGCGAAGTGCTGCGTTACCATTACCAGCACCGATTTATCAATCATTACTCAATGGTGAAGAGTTGGGACCTGTGATGGATAAATTGTTTAAGACAGTCAATATTAAACACAAAGGAGGGGCGATTGGTTTGTTAACGAATGGGCATGCAACCCGCGAAAGTAATTATACTCAAGCGCTGACATTAGCAATGGCACCCTTCTTATACCCTGAACTTTATAGTCAGTGA
- a CDS encoding putative lipoprotein, whose protein sequence is MDDVVVFKSFWFSILLVLISGCSQQVAIKYSEPRITVNRSTAELDYVQRQLLTQYKDWHGTPHQWGGTSKSGVDCSGLVKITFKQQFSVYLPRTTAEQVKVGYSIKRQQLRTGDLVFFKTGINVRHVGIMVDELQFFHASSSRGVILSRLDNPYWNSHYWQSRRVDL, encoded by the coding sequence ATGGATGATGTGGTAGTGTTTAAGTCTTTTTGGTTCTCTATTTTGTTGGTGTTAATTTCAGGCTGTAGTCAGCAGGTAGCGATAAAATATTCAGAACCAAGGATTACAGTTAATCGATCAACAGCGGAACTTGACTATGTCCAACGTCAGCTACTAACGCAATATAAAGATTGGCATGGGACGCCTCATCAATGGGGTGGAACAAGTAAGAGTGGGGTAGATTGTTCTGGCTTAGTTAAAATTACGTTTAAACAGCAGTTTTCTGTCTATCTTCCTCGTACGACTGCCGAACAAGTTAAAGTCGGGTATTCTATCAAACGCCAGCAATTACGTACCGGTGATCTCGTGTTTTTTAAAACAGGGATTAATGTACGCCACGTCGGTATTATGGTTGATGAGTTACAATTTTTTCATGCTTCAAGCAGCCGTGGTGTCATCTTATCTCGTTTGGATAATCCATATTGGAACAGCCACTATTGGCAATCAAGAAGAGTTGATTTATAA